A window of the Pseudomonadota bacterium genome harbors these coding sequences:
- a CDS encoding NAD-dependent epimerase/dehydratase family protein gives MGPSIFIAPLYPTAPACGSRFGAPLKARRLKGTPATVVKREPVSETCLVTGCGGFLGSHLSERLVSEGHTVVGVDCYTDQFYNYARVQKEANVRRLKGLSGFEFVEADLTKVEPVSLMDGVTVVYHCAAQVGPRGSWGRDFATYTRNSILATQMLLEAALQVNRFVLASSLHVYGNAVDAPASETTLPLPVSPYGVARLASEHLLTAYATNYRVPTVALRLGSLYGPRQRPDQIFHRLIRTSLEGVGLDILGDGHQKRDFLHVDDAVEACVAVLRKGGSGGVYNIASGEPRSIREAIEILKTKIDIAPERIRWQSATRGDLVGSWADVTKAREELGWQPRTELSTGLDSEIAWIREQVAETAG, from the coding sequence TTGGGACCTTCGATCTTCATTGCACCATTATACCCGACAGCGCCCGCGTGCGGAAGCCGGTTCGGTGCTCCGTTGAAGGCCCGTCGTCTGAAGGGAACCCCGGCCACCGTCGTGAAACGAGAACCCGTGAGTGAAACATGCCTTGTCACCGGCTGCGGCGGGTTCCTCGGAAGCCACCTCAGCGAACGCCTCGTCTCTGAAGGCCATACCGTGGTCGGCGTCGACTGCTACACCGATCAGTTCTACAACTACGCGCGCGTCCAGAAGGAAGCCAACGTCCGGCGCCTCAAAGGCCTCTCTGGGTTCGAGTTCGTGGAGGCCGACCTGACGAAGGTCGAGCCTGTCAGCCTGATGGACGGGGTGACGGTGGTCTACCACTGCGCCGCCCAGGTGGGCCCGCGAGGCAGCTGGGGGCGTGACTTCGCCACCTACACCCGCAACAGCATCCTCGCGACGCAGATGCTTCTCGAAGCCGCGCTGCAGGTCAATCGGTTCGTCCTGGCATCTTCACTCCACGTGTACGGCAACGCCGTCGACGCGCCGGCCAGCGAGACCACCCTTCCCCTCCCCGTCTCGCCCTATGGGGTGGCGCGGCTCGCGTCAGAGCATCTTCTCACCGCCTACGCCACGAACTACCGCGTTCCCACGGTTGCTCTCCGCCTGGGAAGCCTCTACGGCCCTCGGCAGCGTCCGGATCAGATCTTCCATCGCCTCATCCGCACCTCGCTCGAGGGAGTCGGCCTCGACATCCTCGGAGATGGGCACCAGAAGCGTGACTTCCTCCACGTAGACGACGCTGTCGAGGCGTGCGTCGCAGTACTTCGAAAGGGCGGGAGCGGCGGCGTCTACAACATCGCCAGCGGTGAGCCGCGCTCCATTCGTGAGGCCATCGAGATCCTGAAGACGAAGATCGACATCGCCCCCGAGCGCATCCGCTGGCAGAGCGCGACCCGTGGCGATCTGGTCGGCAGCTGGGCCGATGTGACGAAAGCGCGAGAAGAGCTCGGGTGGCAACCGCGCACCGAGCTGTCGACCGGACTCGACTCGGAGATCGCGTGGATCCGCGAGCAGGTTGCCGAAACCGCCGGCTGA
- a CDS encoding sugar transferase: MSYPAAKRLIDVLVSAAALLLLSPLLLLLAVTVYLDNPGPVFYVHERVGRHGRPFPFYKFRTMVVGADRMGRGYEIERGDARITRIGSFLRRWHLDELPQLVNVLKGEMSIVGPRPTLSYQVEQYTDAQRRRLEALPGLTGLAQVSGLNALTWQERIRLDVYYVDHASLRLDAWIMLATFGAIAAEDNTYGHGWESSHASKGGHSERESIDG; the protein is encoded by the coding sequence GTGTCATACCCCGCTGCAAAACGCCTCATCGACGTCCTCGTGTCGGCCGCCGCGCTGCTGCTGCTGTCTCCCCTGCTGCTGCTCCTGGCGGTGACGGTCTATCTCGACAATCCCGGCCCCGTCTTCTACGTGCACGAACGCGTCGGGCGACACGGGAGGCCGTTCCCCTTCTACAAGTTCCGCACCATGGTCGTGGGAGCCGACAGAATGGGAAGAGGATACGAGATCGAGCGCGGTGACGCTCGCATCACCCGGATCGGAAGCTTTCTGCGACGCTGGCATCTCGACGAGCTGCCTCAGCTCGTGAACGTCCTGAAGGGCGAGATGAGCATCGTCGGCCCACGCCCGACCCTGTCCTACCAGGTCGAGCAGTACACCGACGCGCAGAGACGAAGGCTCGAGGCACTTCCGGGTCTCACCGGGCTTGCCCAGGTGAGCGGCCTCAATGCGCTCACGTGGCAGGAACGCATCCGCCTCGACGTATATTACGTCGACCACGCCTCGCTCAGGCTCGACGCCTGGATCATGCTGGCGACCTTCGGCGCGATTGCAGCCGAGGACAACACCTACGGCCACGGCTGGGAATCGTCCCACGCAAGCAAGGGTGGCCATTCCGAGAGAGAGAGCATCGATGGCTGA
- a CDS encoding class I SAM-dependent methyltransferase, with protein sequence MRSRGRNASASTYITSTTPRSGSTPGSCWRPSARLQPRTTPTATAGNRPTQARVAIPRERASMADLVQTAPCNLCDGTQATLRFIKFGHQIVACRSCGLEFLHPRPTPQALADFYDEGYFTGDPERRGYLDYVGERDSFLASFDQKIARVEQRLARLRGVSAEAVRGRWLDVGTAAGWCVEAASRRGWDAWGVEVSSYAVEQARARGLNVVQGDSLTPFADQRFDVITLWDALEHVLDPRAVLTEACGLLSDDGILIFSTGDVGHPWSRLQGRQHRIYNPPQHVYYFSRKTMTAMARRAGLAVEHIEADEKVTTLHYVLHIARNLVDLPFLAWIFERIARVVPNLRVRMKLIDNLVVYATPSAASSARRASIASETPRRGRA encoded by the coding sequence ATGCGCTCACGTGGCAGGAACGCATCCGCCTCGACGTATATTACGTCGACCACGCCTCGCTCAGGCTCGACGCCTGGATCATGCTGGCGACCTTCGGCGCGATTGCAGCCGAGGACAACACCTACGGCCACGGCTGGGAATCGTCCCACGCAAGCAAGGGTGGCCATTCCGAGAGAGAGAGCATCGATGGCTGACCTCGTGCAAACCGCTCCCTGCAACCTCTGCGATGGGACCCAGGCCACGCTGCGATTCATCAAGTTCGGCCACCAGATCGTGGCCTGCCGATCGTGTGGTCTCGAGTTCCTGCACCCGCGGCCCACGCCTCAGGCGCTCGCCGACTTCTATGACGAGGGCTACTTCACCGGCGATCCGGAGCGACGCGGATACCTCGACTACGTGGGCGAGCGAGACAGCTTCCTGGCTTCCTTCGATCAGAAGATCGCGCGTGTCGAGCAGCGCCTGGCGCGTCTTCGAGGGGTGTCTGCGGAGGCGGTGCGCGGCCGATGGCTCGATGTGGGCACCGCTGCTGGCTGGTGCGTGGAAGCGGCATCACGACGCGGATGGGACGCCTGGGGCGTGGAGGTCTCATCGTACGCGGTGGAGCAGGCACGCGCCCGCGGACTCAACGTCGTGCAAGGCGATTCACTCACGCCTTTCGCCGATCAGCGATTCGATGTCATCACCTTGTGGGACGCGCTCGAGCACGTCCTCGATCCACGCGCGGTCCTCACCGAGGCCTGCGGGCTGCTGTCTGACGATGGGATTCTGATCTTCTCGACCGGCGACGTGGGGCACCCCTGGTCGCGCCTGCAAGGCCGCCAGCACCGCATCTACAACCCACCCCAGCACGTGTACTACTTCAGCCGGAAGACGATGACAGCGATGGCGCGTCGTGCCGGACTGGCCGTCGAGCACATCGAGGCAGACGAGAAGGTGACCACGTTGCACTACGTGCTCCACATCGCGCGCAACCTCGTCGATCTGCCCTTCCTGGCGTGGATCTTCGAGCGCATCGCTCGGGTGGTGCCGAACCTTCGGGTGCGCATGAAGCTCATCGACAACCTCGTGGTGTACGCGACCCCGTCGGCGGCCTCGAGCGCAAGACGGGCGTCCATCGCATCGGAAACCCCTCGCAGGGGGCGCGCTTGA